One window of Paenibacillus sp. FSL K6-3182 genomic DNA carries:
- a CDS encoding MFS transporter: protein MEPWKRTMWILWFGVLFCSSSYTMSVPFLPLFLFDLGVPESSVNLWAGIVHSSAFLVGAVMAPLWGMLADKYGKRKMVIRAGLSLAIIYALIAFVQTPWQLVGVRMLHGFVGGFVPASMSIVASVAPKEKLGWSLGMMQAGTMTGGILGPLFGGLLAEAFGLRRSFVVAAFIILAATVAVIVWVREGKADTSEGAATGTKKEKPITYRMAFRNRALMSMLLLLVIVQLSINMIQPLITLHIAKLQGGLQGAELSAGFVLSLIGIAGILASPVWGRLGEKKGFYRILVVCLFCAGSIISMQFFVQQLWLFAIVQFVFGLFMAGIAPIVNTLVVQSTDEQFRGRSFGLTTSANQFGAMLGPLIGGLLGLAVGIHWIFVATGMIMAAAGVSVWIKRRHEMVKTKIAYRA, encoded by the coding sequence ATGGAACCATGGAAGCGTACCATGTGGATTTTATGGTTCGGCGTTCTTTTTTGCAGCTCAAGCTATACGATGTCCGTACCGTTCCTGCCGCTATTTCTGTTCGATTTGGGGGTGCCGGAAAGCTCCGTCAACCTATGGGCTGGAATTGTGCATTCCTCAGCTTTCCTCGTCGGAGCAGTGATGGCTCCCTTATGGGGGATGCTTGCAGACAAGTATGGGAAGCGGAAAATGGTCATACGAGCAGGACTCAGCCTAGCTATTATTTATGCGCTGATCGCTTTTGTGCAAACGCCATGGCAGCTCGTCGGTGTGCGAATGCTGCATGGTTTTGTGGGTGGATTTGTTCCAGCATCGATGTCGATCGTAGCATCAGTTGCACCGAAGGAGAAGCTTGGCTGGAGCCTTGGCATGATGCAAGCGGGTACGATGACTGGCGGTATTCTCGGACCATTATTCGGCGGGCTGTTGGCTGAAGCATTTGGACTTCGCAGATCCTTTGTTGTCGCTGCGTTTATTATTTTAGCTGCGACAGTGGCGGTTATTGTATGGGTGAGGGAAGGAAAAGCGGACACATCTGAAGGGGCAGCGACCGGAACCAAAAAAGAAAAGCCAATCACTTATCGGATGGCTTTTCGCAATCGTGCACTCATGAGTATGCTGCTGCTGCTCGTTATCGTTCAGCTATCGATTAATATGATACAGCCGCTCATTACCCTTCATATTGCCAAGCTGCAAGGGGGGCTGCAAGGAGCGGAGCTGTCAGCTGGTTTTGTGCTCTCGCTTATTGGAATAGCAGGCATTTTGGCATCGCCAGTTTGGGGAAGGCTTGGTGAGAAGAAGGGTTTCTACCGGATTCTCGTCGTATGCCTGTTCTGCGCGGGATCGATCATTAGCATGCAGTTTTTTGTACAACAATTATGGCTTTTCGCTATCGTGCAATTCGTATTCGGTTTATTTATGGCTGGCATAGCGCCTATCGTCAATACGCTGGTTGTCCAAAGCACAGATGAGCAGTTTAGAGGCAGATCATTTGGGCTAACAACAAGCGCGAATCAGTTCGGTGCGATGCTTGGTCCGCTCATCGGAGGTTTGTTAGGCCTGGCCGTAGGCATCCACTGGATCTTTGTCGCCACGGGGATGATTATGGCTGCAGCCGGCGTAAGCGTATGGATAAAGCGGAGACATGAGATGGTGAAAACGAAGATAGCCTATCGAGCGTAA
- a CDS encoding X2-like carbohydrate binding domain-containing protein: MTQIMKKSRLWLLIVVMITAQLGIVIPKTDVAEAANNGLAAKPYMGWSSYSLQVYTGNGQWINADNIKAQSDAMHEKLQPYGYEYINIDAAWNGGMDEYGRPIPSTTLYPNGFQEVIDYVHANGQKIGLYGIPGLSPQAYDQDLPIYGAPGCSMKDIAAQPIQESDYWGLGYKIDFSQPCAQSYINSIADLYGEWGIDFLKFDSVTPGSGISDLSLDARDDVKAWSQALAPHQIWLELSWALDIKYIDYWKQYANGWRVDWDIECYCSNGGLTAWPNIARLFPKAEQFWRHAGPGGWNDFDSLNIGNGTMDGITKDERMSAMSFWAISSAQLYIGNDMTKLDDYGIELLTNEEVIAVNQAGRPGHPVSTATEQQVWYANNGDGSYTVGFFNLGSSAATVNVNWSDIGITGPATVRDLWSHEDLGSFATGYSDENLASHASRLFKVVAQDGTAAANDDDTGMKYSGHWVRNGGQELVGDKQNLIIDVRDNTALNSSISPSAASFNKKASEQSDAATVMTLNGNTLNSITNNGTVLVSGTDYTVSGDTVTIKKEYLAARQAGITNLTFAFSGGASQTFAITVTDTTIRDSRVTPATVSFDKKLSSQADITLTTSLNGNELTGAAHEGNALAIGTDYTVSGSQLTIKKEYLAGLPMGTTALTFSFSAGAEQHVSLVVRDTSEGGSISINDDHPSIVYTGGWNRSYNRGLGDYMDDVHYAEANNNDYFEYTFTGTGIEFITELDPSQGEIDIYMDNVFQRTISTYNIGRLAQQPVFNITGFTNGTHTLKAVKKSGYFLLLDKLRISVPDLISASSGMFDKADGQQADFTLSTTVDGSSLSSIAGGSGALIAGTDYTVVGNVVTFKKEYLAAQPLGTASLIFTFDGGATQTLAIAVSDSSAANSTINPVTASFNKKADMQADIATTLTLNGNTLAGISNGTTTLAAGSDYIVLDDTVTINKAYLASLPLGMVNLSFSFDHGMAQNLSIVVSDTTGQNSTMVPSALSFDKRANAQADIWTKLTFNGNSLSGIADGAAALQAGVDFQLSGDQLTIKKEFLAAKPNGMTNLTLSFSGGAAQILAIAVSDTSRGRYVSINNDDSGISYKGAWQHGRNRGLGDYKDDVHYTEANNDYFEYRFEGTGIEIVTEKDSSQGDIDVYVDDVFKQTISTYNTSRQIRQTVYSIEGLSEGTHKIKVVKKSGYYMLLDQLQFRIADMISPDAASFDKTVQVDVTTTLSIDGSNLLGIANGAATLAAGSDYTISGSVITVKKEYLAAQPDGALSLAISYKGDYQNDLHATETDGDYVEYSFTGTGITLIAPMSASQGDIDIYVDDVFKETVSAHHASRLTQQAVYSISGLANGAHTIKAVKKSGEYMLVDGVKFEVNAATVPSATPSATPTSTASPSATPTATPEETIAPTPSATPTITPTSAPVTTNAPAKELITIDVENAARVVITRTTQADGKKTDDVPITVDQAQKAVNSVTAAGHKLVTITIPDTKDEVTLTSVTLPKEAKKVFADAKIDLGISTENVKIMVASGLLQSSLEDLFIRFTPVKEEAKKQEIAGRANKEAMLRIVAGNKEASIIGRPMNIETNLPKGNVTLILPLKDVKLSEADRKDLAVYIEHSDGTKQLLKGIIVPFNDKGEMGLQFTVDKFSLFSLVHVEGLADSSLGTAYMNGYKDGTFRPENKITRAEMAVILSRIVKQVATEADIPYNDVLAGNWAKDAISKVTKMGLMQGYEDGTFGAEKAMTRAEMAKLISTLIGVAPKAGAGFTDISTHWAKAAILNVQAAGITNGYADGSFKPNNALTRAEAVSMINKVLGRGNLVGVTSSPWKDVASNHWAYGDILAASVK, from the coding sequence ATGACGCAAATAATGAAGAAATCACGTTTGTGGCTGCTAATCGTTGTGATGATTACAGCGCAGCTGGGAATCGTGATACCAAAAACAGATGTTGCGGAGGCGGCGAATAATGGATTAGCTGCGAAGCCATATATGGGCTGGAGCAGCTACAGCTTGCAGGTTTATACGGGCAATGGGCAGTGGATTAACGCAGACAATATTAAGGCACAATCGGATGCAATGCATGAGAAACTTCAGCCTTATGGCTACGAGTATATTAATATCGATGCGGCATGGAATGGCGGAATGGACGAGTATGGGCGGCCAATTCCGAGTACAACTTTATATCCAAATGGCTTTCAAGAGGTGATTGATTACGTCCATGCGAATGGGCAAAAGATCGGCTTGTATGGCATTCCAGGTTTATCGCCGCAAGCGTATGATCAGGATCTGCCGATCTATGGCGCTCCGGGCTGCTCGATGAAGGACATCGCGGCTCAGCCGATTCAGGAGTCGGATTATTGGGGGCTTGGCTACAAAATAGATTTCAGCCAGCCATGCGCGCAGAGCTACATAAATTCAATTGCCGACCTTTATGGAGAATGGGGAATCGACTTTTTGAAATTTGACAGCGTGACGCCAGGCTCAGGTATTTCTGACCTTTCGCTGGATGCGCGTGACGATGTAAAGGCTTGGTCGCAGGCGCTGGCTCCCCACCAAATTTGGCTGGAGCTTTCCTGGGCGCTTGATATCAAATACATCGATTACTGGAAGCAGTATGCAAACGGATGGCGTGTGGACTGGGACATCGAATGCTACTGCAGCAACGGGGGTTTAACGGCTTGGCCTAATATCGCTAGATTATTCCCGAAAGCAGAGCAGTTCTGGCGTCATGCAGGTCCAGGCGGCTGGAATGATTTTGATTCATTGAATATCGGAAATGGAACAATGGATGGCATCACGAAGGACGAGCGGATGTCGGCGATGTCGTTCTGGGCGATTTCATCGGCGCAATTATACATCGGCAATGACATGACAAAGTTGGACGATTACGGCATCGAGCTGTTGACGAATGAAGAAGTAATCGCGGTCAATCAGGCTGGCAGGCCGGGGCATCCTGTATCGACAGCGACGGAGCAGCAGGTGTGGTATGCGAATAATGGTGACGGAAGCTATACGGTGGGATTCTTTAATCTCGGAAGCTCTGCTGCGACGGTTAACGTGAATTGGAGTGATATTGGCATCACCGGTCCAGCCACTGTCCGTGATCTGTGGAGCCATGAGGATTTGGGCTCATTTGCGACTGGATACAGTGATGAAAATTTGGCTTCGCATGCTTCGAGGTTGTTCAAGGTAGTGGCACAGGATGGAACAGCAGCTGCTAATGACGACGATACCGGAATGAAATATTCGGGCCATTGGGTTCGCAACGGCGGGCAGGAGCTAGTCGGAGACAAGCAAAATCTCATTATTGATGTAAGGGATAACACAGCGCTAAACAGCAGTATTAGCCCATCTGCGGCAAGCTTCAATAAGAAGGCTTCGGAGCAGTCTGATGCTGCGACGGTGATGACGCTGAACGGAAATACACTGAATAGTATCACTAACAATGGAACGGTACTGGTGTCTGGTACGGATTACACCGTATCAGGTGATACCGTTACGATTAAAAAAGAGTATCTAGCAGCAAGACAGGCAGGCATTACGAATTTAACGTTTGCGTTTAGCGGCGGGGCATCACAGACCTTTGCCATAACCGTAACCGACACGACAATAAGGGATAGTAGGGTTACTCCTGCAACAGTGAGTTTTGATAAGAAGCTGTCCTCTCAAGCTGATATTACGCTGACGACCTCGTTAAACGGCAATGAATTAACGGGCGCTGCGCATGAAGGAAACGCTTTGGCAATCGGCACGGACTATACTGTTTCGGGAAGCCAGCTGACGATTAAGAAGGAGTATCTAGCGGGGCTTCCTATGGGAACGACGGCTTTAACCTTCTCATTCAGTGCAGGAGCGGAGCAGCATGTTTCCTTAGTCGTAAGGGATACATCTGAAGGCGGGTCGATTTCCATCAATGATGACCATCCGTCTATTGTCTATACAGGCGGCTGGAACCGCAGCTATAACCGCGGACTTGGCGATTATATGGATGATGTGCATTATGCGGAGGCGAACAACAACGATTATTTTGAGTATACGTTTACGGGAACGGGCATTGAATTCATTACCGAGCTGGATCCTTCACAAGGCGAAATAGACATCTATATGGACAACGTATTCCAGCGAACGATCAGTACCTACAACATCGGAAGGCTGGCACAGCAGCCAGTATTCAACATAACAGGATTCACTAACGGAACCCACACGCTTAAAGCGGTGAAGAAGTCCGGTTACTTCCTGCTGCTTGATAAGCTGAGAATTAGTGTGCCGGATTTAATTAGCGCGAGCAGTGGAATGTTTGATAAGGCTGATGGGCAGCAGGCTGATTTTACTCTTTCGACAACAGTCGATGGAAGCAGCCTAAGCAGTATTGCAGGCGGTTCAGGAGCCTTGATAGCGGGCACGGATTATACGGTTGTTGGCAATGTGGTGACGTTTAAAAAGGAATATTTGGCGGCACAGCCTCTTGGGACTGCGAGCTTGATCTTTACCTTTGATGGCGGAGCGACACAGACGCTGGCGATTGCTGTAAGTGATTCATCTGCTGCTAACAGCACAATTAACCCAGTCACAGCCAGCTTTAATAAGAAGGCAGATATGCAAGCAGATATCGCAACAACGTTAACGCTGAATGGAAATACGCTTGCCGGTATTTCGAATGGCACAACGACGTTGGCGGCAGGCAGCGATTATATCGTTTTGGACGATACAGTCACGATTAATAAAGCGTATCTGGCATCATTGCCGCTCGGCATGGTGAATCTAAGCTTTAGCTTTGATCACGGAATGGCACAGAACCTATCGATTGTCGTAAGTGATACGACAGGTCAGAACAGCACAATGGTCCCAAGCGCATTAAGCTTCGACAAAAGAGCGAATGCACAAGCAGATATTTGGACGAAGCTCACCTTTAACGGAAACAGCTTGAGCGGTATTGCTGATGGTGCGGCGGCTTTGCAGGCAGGCGTCGATTTTCAGTTGTCGGGCGACCAGCTTACGATTAAGAAGGAATTCCTTGCGGCCAAGCCAAATGGAATGACCAATCTGACGTTGTCTTTTAGCGGTGGAGCCGCGCAAATACTGGCTATCGCAGTAAGCGATACGTCTAGAGGCCGCTATGTATCTATTAATAATGATGATAGCGGAATCTCTTATAAGGGTGCATGGCAGCATGGCAGAAACCGTGGATTAGGCGATTACAAGGATGATGTCCATTACACGGAGGCGAACAACGATTATTTTGAATATCGGTTTGAGGGAACAGGCATTGAGATCGTAACGGAGAAGGATTCCTCGCAAGGGGATATCGATGTTTATGTGGATGACGTGTTTAAGCAAACGATCAGCACGTACAATACTAGCCGGCAAATTAGGCAGACGGTTTATAGTATTGAGGGATTGTCTGAAGGAACACATAAGATTAAGGTCGTTAAGAAATCCGGGTATTATATGCTGTTAGACCAATTACAGTTTAGAATTGCAGATATGATTAGTCCGGATGCTGCAAGCTTTGACAAGACGGTACAAGTCGATGTAACGACAACGCTTAGTATTGATGGTAGCAATCTGCTTGGTATTGCGAATGGTGCTGCAACGCTTGCAGCGGGCAGTGATTACACAATATCCGGTAGTGTGATTACAGTTAAAAAAGAATATCTTGCCGCACAGCCGGATGGAGCGTTGAGCTTAGCCATTTCCTATAAAGGCGATTATCAAAATGACCTGCACGCTACGGAGACGGATGGCGACTATGTTGAATATTCGTTTACTGGAACCGGCATAACATTAATTGCGCCGATGTCAGCTTCTCAAGGTGACATAGACATCTATGTTGACGATGTATTTAAAGAAACGGTAAGCGCGCATCATGCGAGCAGACTGACCCAGCAAGCGGTATACAGCATATCTGGGTTAGCAAATGGCGCTCATACGATTAAGGCGGTTAAAAAATCCGGCGAGTATATGTTGGTGGATGGTGTGAAGTTTGAGGTGAATGCGGCGACAGTGCCATCGGCAACACCGTCAGCAACGCCAACGTCAACAGCATCACCGTCAGCAACACCAACGGCAACGCCGGAAGAAACAATAGCGCCGACGCCGTCGGCAACACCAACGATAACACCAACATCGGCACCCGTAACCACGAATGCTCCAGCTAAGGAGCTCATCACGATTGATGTTGAAAATGCTGCTAGGGTTGTAATCACGCGTACGACACAAGCGGATGGCAAGAAAACGGATGATGTACCTATTACAGTTGATCAAGCGCAAAAAGCTGTAAACAGCGTCACAGCAGCGGGACACAAATTGGTTACGATCACGATTCCTGATACGAAGGATGAAGTAACGCTAACTTCTGTCACTCTGCCGAAGGAAGCAAAAAAAGTGTTCGCAGATGCAAAAATTGATTTAGGCATATCGACAGAAAACGTTAAGATAATGGTGGCTAGCGGTTTGCTTCAGTCATCACTGGAGGATCTGTTCATTCGTTTTACACCGGTTAAGGAGGAAGCGAAGAAGCAGGAAATTGCGGGTCGAGCGAATAAAGAAGCGATGTTAAGGATCGTTGCAGGAAATAAAGAGGCATCTATAATAGGCCGTCCGATGAACATTGAAACGAATTTGCCAAAAGGCAATGTAACCCTCATTTTGCCTTTGAAGGATGTGAAGCTGAGCGAAGCAGACCGGAAGGACCTGGCTGTATATATCGAGCACAGCGACGGAACGAAGCAGCTGCTGAAGGGCATTATCGTACCGTTTAACGACAAGGGCGAGATGGGCCTTCAATTCACAGTCGACAAATTCAGTCTTTTTTCACTCGTCCATGTGGAGGGCTTAGCCGATTCTAGCTTGGGTACCGCTTATATGAATGGTTATAAGGATGGTACATTTAGGCCGGAAAACAAGATTACCCGTGCTGAGATGGCGGTTATTCTGTCAAGAATCGTTAAGCAGGTAGCAACTGAGGCGGACATTCCTTATAATGATGTTCTCGCAGGCAATTGGGCGAAGGATGCGATTTCGAAAGTAACAAAAATGGGCTTAATGCAAGGGTATGAAGATGGAACGTTTGGTGCTGAAAAAGCAATGACACGCGCTGAAATGGCGAAGCTTATATCCACGCTTATCGGTGTTGCACCAAAGGCTGGAGCAGGTTTTACCGATATTTCGACTCATTGGGCGAAGGCAGCTATTCTAAATGTGCAAGCCGCTGGAATCACTAATGGTTATGCGGATGGAAGCTTTAAGCCAAATAACGCGCTGACGCGTGCAGAAGCAGTCAGCATGATCAACAAAGTACTCGGCAGAGGCAATCTAGTCGGCGTAACCTCATCCCCGTGGAAGGATGTTGCTAGCAATCATTGGGCTTATGGCGATATTTTAGCGGCGTCGGTTAAGTAG
- a CDS encoding extracellular solute-binding protein, whose translation MLMISLVLAACSNNKGTSNTNKATNTPKEQSEETGATAPVEITIFAVQEPNIDMATNKFTKFVEEKFNIKLKFETTPPDGAKEKRQISLASGDYPDAYMLPGYIDQFTQADVVKYGKQGVLVPLNDLIEQYAPNIKAAMENNSDLRAFNTAPDGNIYGLVAYSQCFHCSYPNKMWLNTKWLDKLQLEMPKTPEEFKTVLKAFKTQDPNGNGIADEVPLSGSIEDFGVRVIPFLMNGFVYDDDRNYLNLTNGKVESAALKPEWREGLTYIKSLYDEGLIDPGAFAQNAEAFKKIGENGDAQILGAGAGMHPAIFVNIDVGNKNSADYNPVPPLTGPHGSFATHDGGGVAPGAKFVITNKASEEQKIALIKLVDYMFTEEGQTNGASGMEGIDWRKPKEGEVALGEGVTPKVATIPAVEGEAPRNAGWSGTAHFYMPREYRDSWVQGTDIYDSANYERRLYQATLLYQGHEPKELFPLWAIWIDSAEIDEASILQTNIKSFIEQNALQFITGNKSLEKDWDGYVKGLKDLKIDRYLEILQKAYDQSFK comes from the coding sequence ATGCTGATGATCAGCTTGGTGCTTGCCGCGTGCTCGAATAATAAAGGAACTTCCAACACTAATAAGGCAACAAATACGCCAAAGGAACAATCGGAAGAGACGGGAGCAACCGCACCGGTTGAAATTACGATATTTGCGGTACAAGAGCCGAATATCGATATGGCAACGAATAAATTTACCAAATTTGTAGAAGAGAAATTCAACATCAAACTTAAATTTGAAACGACACCTCCGGATGGCGCGAAGGAAAAACGTCAAATTTCATTAGCGAGCGGAGATTACCCGGATGCGTATATGCTTCCTGGCTACATTGATCAATTCACACAGGCTGATGTTGTGAAGTATGGAAAACAAGGGGTGCTGGTGCCTCTGAACGATCTGATCGAGCAATATGCGCCAAACATCAAAGCAGCCATGGAAAATAACTCTGACTTAAGAGCGTTCAACACGGCACCCGATGGAAATATTTACGGACTTGTCGCTTACAGCCAGTGCTTCCACTGCTCGTATCCGAACAAAATGTGGTTGAATACGAAATGGCTGGATAAATTGCAGCTGGAAATGCCCAAAACGCCTGAAGAGTTTAAAACTGTATTGAAAGCATTCAAAACACAAGATCCAAACGGCAATGGCATTGCTGATGAAGTGCCGCTCAGCGGTTCAATTGAGGATTTTGGCGTACGCGTCATTCCATTCCTCATGAATGGTTTTGTCTATGACGATGACCGGAATTACTTGAATCTAACCAATGGCAAAGTAGAGTCGGCTGCGCTTAAGCCGGAATGGAGAGAAGGCTTAACGTATATTAAATCGTTATACGATGAAGGCTTAATCGATCCGGGTGCCTTTGCACAAAATGCGGAAGCTTTCAAAAAGATTGGCGAAAATGGCGATGCTCAAATTTTGGGCGCTGGCGCCGGCATGCATCCTGCTATATTCGTAAACATCGATGTAGGCAACAAAAACTCAGCTGATTATAACCCCGTACCTCCGCTTACAGGACCACATGGCTCGTTCGCGACTCATGATGGCGGCGGCGTTGCGCCGGGAGCAAAATTTGTAATCACAAATAAAGCATCTGAAGAACAAAAAATTGCGCTTATTAAATTGGTGGATTACATGTTTACAGAAGAAGGACAAACGAATGGCGCTTCCGGCATGGAAGGCATCGACTGGAGAAAGCCGAAGGAAGGCGAAGTAGCGCTTGGAGAAGGCGTTACACCGAAGGTAGCAACGATTCCTGCGGTTGAAGGCGAAGCCCCTCGTAATGCAGGCTGGAGCGGAACGGCTCACTTCTACATGCCAAGGGAATACCGAGACAGCTGGGTTCAAGGTACGGATATTTATGATTCCGCCAACTATGAGCGCAGACTGTATCAAGCGACGCTGCTGTACCAAGGCCATGAGCCGAAGGAGCTTTTCCCATTGTGGGCGATTTGGATTGATTCAGCGGAAATCGATGAGGCAAGCATTTTGCAAACAAACATTAAGTCGTTTATTGAGCAAAATGCGCTTCAATTCATTACCGGAAATAAATCGCTTGAGAAGGATTGGGACGGTTACGTGAAGGGACTCAAGGATCTGAAAATCGATCGTTATCTTGAAATTTTGCAAAAAGCATACGACCAATCATTTAAATAA
- a CDS encoding carbohydrate ABC transporter permease: protein MASTKIASQAPIRQTIKDSTGDKIFLFIIYAILAVVLIAVIYPLIYIISSSISSPAAVTSGRVWLWPVDISFKGFKVLFDTPEIMRGYGNSLFYTAAGTLISVTLTVMIAYPMSRKSFFGRSVIMMLITFTMLFSGGLIPTYMVVKEFGMIDSRWALLIPNAVWVWQVIIARSFFQSSIPDELFEASEIDGCSDIRFMRSVVIPLSKPILAVLFLMYGVGQWNAYFDALIYLKSAKLFPLQLVLRSIIIMNNSASVTDALKQVERQQLSELLKYSLIVVATLPVLIIYPFVQRYFVQGMLVGSVKG, encoded by the coding sequence ATGGCATCAACGAAGATAGCATCGCAGGCACCAATCAGACAAACGATTAAGGATTCAACAGGCGATAAGATTTTTTTGTTCATTATTTATGCCATATTGGCGGTTGTGTTGATCGCGGTTATTTATCCGCTCATTTATATTATCAGCAGCTCGATCAGCAGCCCGGCAGCCGTTACTTCAGGCCGTGTCTGGCTGTGGCCTGTTGATATTTCCTTTAAGGGCTTTAAGGTTCTGTTCGATACGCCTGAAATTATGAGAGGGTACGGGAACTCGCTATTCTATACCGCAGCAGGAACGTTAATCAGCGTAACGCTTACGGTCATGATTGCGTATCCGATGTCGCGCAAATCCTTTTTTGGCCGCAGCGTCATTATGATGCTCATTACGTTCACCATGCTCTTCAGCGGCGGTTTGATTCCGACGTACATGGTGGTGAAGGAGTTTGGCATGATCGATTCGCGGTGGGCGCTGCTCATTCCGAATGCCGTTTGGGTATGGCAGGTCATTATTGCACGCTCCTTCTTCCAGTCGTCCATTCCAGATGAATTGTTTGAAGCAAGCGAGATCGATGGCTGCAGCGACATCAGATTTATGCGAAGCGTGGTTATTCCGTTATCCAAGCCCATTCTTGCGGTGCTTTTCCTAATGTACGGCGTAGGTCAATGGAATGCCTACTTCGATGCCTTAATCTATCTCAAATCAGCGAAGTTGTTTCCGCTTCAACTCGTTCTGAGGAGCATCATCATTATGAACAACAGCGCAAGCGTAACGGATGCCTTGAAGCAAGTGGAAAGGCAGCAGCTGTCAGAGCTGCTTAAATATTCGCTGATCGTAGTAGCTACGCTGCCGGTTCTTATTATTTATCCTTTCGTACAGCGCTATTTCGTACAAGGGATGCTTGTTGGCTCAGTCAAAGGCTAA
- a CDS encoding ABC transporter permease subunit, with amino-acid sequence MLKQKSKRSLADEASRSFKKHWQLYLIIIPPVLFFLIFKYYPMLNAVLAFKDYNVIKGIWGSEWVGLKNFRLFFENPMFWTLVKNTIYVSGYLLLAGFPIPIILALMLNEVRNGRFKRLVQLVTFAPYFISTVVMVSIIMMFLAPRLGFVNVALHYFGMDSVNFLGEASMFRSIFVWSDIWQTAGYSAVIYLAALAGIDPTLYEAAKVDGASRFQKIVHVDLPGILPTITIILILNVGSVMAIGFEKIYLLQNQLNIVNSEIIATYVYKIGLLNANYSFATAVGLFNSFINLLLLFTVNGLAKRFMKSSIW; translated from the coding sequence CTGTTGAAGCAAAAGAGCAAGCGCAGCCTTGCGGATGAAGCGAGCAGAAGCTTCAAGAAGCATTGGCAGCTGTACCTTATCATTATACCGCCTGTATTGTTTTTTCTTATTTTTAAATATTACCCGATGCTGAATGCGGTGCTTGCCTTTAAGGATTACAACGTCATCAAAGGCATTTGGGGCAGCGAATGGGTCGGGCTCAAAAACTTCAGGCTTTTTTTTGAAAATCCGATGTTCTGGACTCTGGTCAAGAACACCATATACGTCAGCGGTTATTTATTGCTCGCGGGGTTTCCGATTCCAATTATTTTGGCATTGATGCTTAATGAAGTGCGAAATGGCCGTTTCAAACGGCTTGTACAGCTGGTCACCTTCGCTCCTTATTTCATATCTACAGTCGTTATGGTTTCGATCATTATGATGTTTCTGGCGCCGCGGCTTGGCTTTGTGAATGTGGCGCTCCACTACTTCGGCATGGATTCAGTCAACTTCCTTGGTGAAGCCAGCATGTTCCGATCGATCTTTGTCTGGTCGGATATTTGGCAGACGGCTGGTTATTCCGCGGTCATTTATTTAGCGGCGCTTGCGGGCATCGATCCTACGCTTTATGAGGCTGCCAAAGTGGATGGCGCTTCGCGATTTCAGAAAATCGTCCACGTTGATTTGCCGGGCATTTTGCCGACGATTACGATCATTCTCATTTTAAATGTAGGCAGCGTAATGGCGATTGGCTTCGAGAAAATTTATTTGCTGCAAAATCAGCTCAATATCGTTAATTCCGAAATAATCGCCACATACGTGTACAAAATTGGGCTCTTAAATGCCAATTACAGCTTCGCTACAGCGGTAGGCTTGTTTAATTCATTCATCAATCTCTTGCTGCTGTTCACGGTTAACGGTTTGGCCAAACGGTTTATGAAATCAAGCATTTGGTAA